One Stenotrophomonas oahuensis genomic region harbors:
- a CDS encoding DUF938 domain-containing protein, whose translation MTQQRWSEACERNRDPILAVLRPHLQDRQRVLEIGSGTGQHAAYFASQLPHLQWQASDHPDYLPGIAERLAEAGLPSAPPPWPLQAVLEPQPGLAPWPADAGSFDAVYSANTLHIMSWAHVQALFAGLPAVMAPGALLCVYGPFNYGGEYTSDSNRTFDMWLKDRDPASGIRDAEAVDALAAAQGLVLVDDVAMPANNRLRVWQRS comes from the coding sequence ATGACCCAACAGCGATGGTCCGAGGCCTGCGAGCGCAACCGCGACCCGATTCTGGCGGTGCTGCGCCCCCACCTGCAGGACCGACAGAGGGTGCTGGAGATCGGCAGCGGCACCGGTCAGCACGCCGCGTACTTTGCCAGCCAGCTGCCGCATCTGCAGTGGCAGGCCAGCGACCACCCCGATTACCTGCCCGGCATTGCCGAGCGCCTCGCCGAGGCCGGGCTGCCGAGCGCGCCGCCGCCGTGGCCGCTGCAGGCGGTGCTGGAGCCACAGCCCGGGCTGGCCCCGTGGCCGGCCGACGCGGGCAGCTTCGATGCGGTGTACAGCGCCAACACCCTGCACATCATGAGCTGGGCGCACGTGCAGGCGCTATTCGCCGGGCTGCCAGCGGTCATGGCCCCCGGGGCTCTGCTGTGCGTGTACGGGCCGTTCAATTACGGCGGGGAGTACACCAGCGACAGCAACCGGACGTTTGATATGTGGTTGAAGGACCGCGACCCGGCCTCGGGCATCCGCGATGCCGAGGCCGTGGATGCGTTGGCCGCCGCGCAGGGGCTGGTGCTGGTTGACGATGTGGCGATGCCGGCGAACAACCGCCTGCGGGTATGGCAGCGCAGCTGA
- a CDS encoding BatA domain-containing protein: protein MSLSLLFPLGLLALAALVVPLLIHLARRHHYAPLDFAALRWLRAKAQPRQRIRFDEWPLLLVRLLLLTVLALLLAQPLLHGAATPTAPWVVVTPGLTPPSVDDGSEGRWLAPGFPSLEQPAPTGPQPLASLLRELDQAMPAGAALTVYVPDPMPGLDGERARLSRLVDWRSVRHPLPAVAAFSDAPLLRVAGTADDAQTQRVLEAVQRAWNGQPLSAVMAGDEAPATGQVGVWLDNAALPATWQTWVQNGGSVLVTAAAAAPGDGVPVLRDASGNVAMTRHALGRGQVLRFGQRLSPATLPILREADFPRRLLDLLQPVPVPQVASAVTQQPLTGAAPPAAQPLDLSFWLLALVVLLFAVERWMATSIRRGRPA from the coding sequence ATGAGCCTGTCGCTGTTGTTCCCGCTGGGGCTGTTGGCCCTGGCAGCGCTGGTGGTGCCACTGCTGATACACCTCGCCCGTCGACACCACTACGCGCCGCTCGACTTTGCGGCGCTGCGCTGGCTGCGGGCCAAGGCACAGCCGCGGCAGCGTATCCGCTTCGATGAGTGGCCACTGCTGCTGGTGCGTCTGCTGTTGCTGACGGTGTTGGCGCTGCTGCTGGCACAGCCGCTGCTGCACGGCGCGGCGACACCCACCGCCCCGTGGGTCGTGGTCACCCCGGGCCTGACACCGCCGTCGGTGGATGACGGCAGCGAGGGCCGCTGGCTCGCACCTGGGTTCCCTTCGCTGGAACAACCGGCTCCCACCGGGCCGCAGCCGCTGGCCAGCCTGCTGCGCGAGCTGGACCAGGCCATGCCGGCCGGTGCGGCACTGACGGTGTATGTGCCTGACCCGATGCCAGGACTGGATGGGGAACGCGCCCGCCTGTCGCGCCTGGTGGACTGGCGCAGCGTGCGCCATCCATTGCCAGCTGTTGCCGCGTTCTCTGATGCACCGCTGCTGCGCGTGGCAGGTACCGCCGACGACGCGCAGACACAGCGCGTGCTGGAGGCCGTGCAGCGTGCGTGGAACGGCCAGCCCTTATCCGCTGTAATGGCCGGTGATGAAGCACCCGCCACGGGGCAGGTTGGCGTGTGGTTGGACAATGCCGCCCTGCCCGCCACCTGGCAGACCTGGGTGCAGAACGGTGGCAGCGTGCTGGTCACCGCTGCTGCCGCAGCGCCGGGCGACGGCGTGCCGGTGCTGCGCGATGCCAGCGGCAACGTCGCGATGACCCGCCATGCGCTGGGGCGCGGCCAGGTGTTGCGCTTCGGCCAGCGCCTGTCGCCGGCCACGCTGCCGATCCTGCGCGAAGCCGATTTTCCGCGGCGGTTGCTCGACCTGCTGCAGCCTGTGCCGGTGCCGCAGGTTGCCTCTGCGGTCACACAGCAACCGCTGACCGGTGCCGCACCGCCTGCCGCGCAACCACTGGATCTGAGCTTCTGGCTGCTGGCCCTGGTTGTGCTGCTGTTCGCTGTGGAGCGCTGGATGGCGACTTCGATACGTCGCGGGAGGCCGGCATGA
- a CDS encoding DUF4159 domain-containing protein yields the protein MNRAQFLRLMLGGAALAALPSFARAQAGRYDFWFTRLKYDSGDWDVDARMPSNVITSLIDYTTLRVDPTEHVIALSDPRMLEAPFCYLAGHKLVEFNAAERQNFVRYVRNGGFVFVDDCNHDIDGLFAKSFEAQMAKLFGPSALKKLPNNHALYRSFFRFPDGPPATGFELNGWGDDLVHDYLKGIEVDGRLGVLYSNKDYGCEWDYDWRNKRFLAEDNTKFAVNIVMYALNN from the coding sequence ATGAACCGGGCGCAGTTCCTGCGCCTGATGTTGGGCGGTGCCGCGCTGGCGGCACTGCCCTCGTTCGCCCGCGCCCAGGCCGGGCGCTACGACTTCTGGTTCACCCGCCTGAAGTACGACTCCGGCGACTGGGACGTGGACGCACGCATGCCGTCCAACGTCATCACCTCGCTGATCGACTACACCACATTGCGGGTGGACCCGACCGAGCATGTCATCGCGCTGTCGGACCCGCGCATGCTGGAAGCGCCGTTCTGCTATCTGGCCGGGCACAAGCTGGTGGAGTTCAATGCGGCTGAGCGGCAGAACTTCGTGCGCTATGTGCGCAATGGCGGGTTTGTGTTCGTGGATGACTGCAATCACGACATTGATGGCTTGTTCGCCAAATCGTTCGAAGCGCAGATGGCCAAGTTGTTTGGACCTTCGGCGTTGAAGAAGCTTCCCAACAACCATGCGCTGTATCGGAGTTTCTTCCGGTTTCCCGACGGACCGCCGGCCACTGGCTTCGAGCTCAATGGTTGGGGTGACGACCTGGTGCACGACTATCTGAAAGGCATCGAGGTCGATGGGCGACTGGGCGTGTTGTACAGCAACAAGGATTACGGTTGCGAATGGGATTACGACTGGCGCAACAAGCGGTTTTTGGCTGAGGACAACACGAAGTTCGCGGTCAATATCGTGATGTATGCGTTGAACAATTAG
- a CDS encoding helix-turn-helix domain-containing protein gives MTADNFVVRTPQQLSTLMRAFRKSAGLSQAELATRLGVSRQAISALEREPQSATFDRLMKVWAVLGLEVSLHPAVRKAAPPEQEW, from the coding sequence ATGACCGCGGACAACTTCGTAGTACGTACCCCCCAGCAGCTCTCCACACTCATGCGTGCCTTCCGCAAGAGCGCGGGCCTGAGCCAGGCGGAACTGGCCACTCGGCTTGGGGTTTCACGCCAGGCCATCAGCGCGCTGGAACGCGAGCCGCAATCGGCAACATTTGATCGATTGATGAAAGTCTGGGCGGTGCTGGGTCTGGAAGTATCCCTGCACCCCGCAGTCCGCAAGGCTGCTCCACCTGAGCAGGAATGGTAG
- a CDS encoding DUF58 domain-containing protein: MNAHAPIAIPADVRSRLKALRLLPRRASGAQGIGQHASRSRGAGLEFAQYRAYEPGDELRQIDWKLYARSDRFFVRESERESPVTVWLLLDATASAGQRDRARPERSRLDHINATAACVVELALQQGDRFGLIAVNGDGVQVVAAGSGARQRDRIHLLLHRLRAQGRWPAAEALRPVWERVQSTDLLVALGDGFDEAGTVLLERLAAARRDVMQVQILTADERDFPFTDGHRFRDPEIGEELLGDGRAVRADYLARFAEAQAVLQARLQRGGIAHVVTHTDQPLDAPLRQLAGSAR, from the coding sequence GTGAACGCGCACGCCCCGATTGCGATCCCGGCCGACGTTCGCAGCCGCCTGAAGGCGCTGCGGCTGCTGCCGCGTCGTGCCAGCGGAGCGCAGGGCATCGGCCAACACGCCAGTCGCAGCCGCGGCGCGGGTCTGGAGTTCGCGCAGTACCGTGCTTACGAGCCCGGTGACGAGCTGCGCCAGATCGACTGGAAGCTGTACGCGCGCTCGGATCGCTTCTTCGTGCGCGAATCCGAGCGCGAGAGTCCGGTCACCGTGTGGCTGCTGCTGGATGCCACCGCGTCGGCGGGCCAGCGCGACCGCGCGCGTCCCGAGCGCTCGCGCCTGGACCACATCAACGCCACCGCCGCATGCGTGGTGGAACTGGCCCTGCAGCAGGGCGACCGCTTCGGGCTGATCGCAGTCAACGGCGACGGCGTGCAGGTGGTGGCCGCCGGCAGCGGTGCGCGCCAGCGCGACCGCATCCATCTGCTGCTGCATCGCCTGCGTGCGCAGGGCCGCTGGCCCGCAGCGGAGGCCCTGCGTCCGGTCTGGGAACGCGTACAGTCCACCGACCTGCTGGTGGCCCTGGGCGACGGCTTCGACGAGGCCGGTACCGTCCTGCTTGAGCGCTTGGCCGCCGCCCGCCGTGACGTGATGCAGGTACAGATCCTGACCGCTGACGAGCGCGACTTCCCGTTCACCGACGGGCATCGCTTCCGCGATCCGGAAATCGGCGAGGAACTGCTTGGCGACGGCCGCGCGGTCCGGGCCGACTATCTGGCTCGCTTTGCCGAAGCACAGGCAGTGCTGCAGGCGCGCCTGCAGCGTGGCGGCATCGCCCATGTGGTGACCCATACCGACCAGCCGCTGGATGCACCGCTGCGCCAGCTGGCCGGGAGCGCCCGATGA
- a CDS encoding type II toxin-antitoxin system HipA family toxin yields MAALTVWMNGLEVATWHDAANATPRLTYAASWLASPAPRPLSLSLPLLPAGESHRGQVVLDYFDNLLPDNASIRARIRNRFGTRSTGTFDLLQAIGRDCVGAVQLLPQGATPGELHRIDYRPLDDSDVAAILRGVTTSPLPGSAADQSDEFRISIAGAQEKTGLLRHADGWGLPSGSTPSTHIFKLPLGLVGNMQADMQLSVENEWLCMHLIGAFGIPVASTSMGTFDEQRALIVERFDRRLARDGTWWLRLPQEDMCQVFGLPPASKYEVEGGPGIVEIMDLLRQSEDATDRATFFKVQILFWMLAATDGHAKNFSVHIEAEGRFRLTPVYDVLSVYPILGRGPGLLDPHEAQLAMSLRGKNRHRKLSGIRRRHWNETARKCGISAGAEPWIEELLARVEPAIRQVEQELPPGFPQEVARPIFTGLRAASARLSAMAPDA; encoded by the coding sequence ATGGCCGCACTCACGGTCTGGATGAACGGCCTGGAGGTCGCCACCTGGCACGATGCAGCCAATGCCACACCACGGCTCACCTACGCGGCATCGTGGCTGGCGTCCCCCGCCCCACGTCCATTGTCGCTTTCACTACCGCTGCTGCCCGCAGGAGAAAGTCATCGCGGCCAGGTCGTTCTCGACTACTTCGATAACCTTCTGCCCGACAACGCGAGCATCCGCGCTCGTATCCGCAACCGATTCGGCACACGCAGCACGGGCACCTTCGACCTGCTGCAGGCCATCGGCCGGGACTGTGTCGGTGCCGTGCAGCTTCTGCCACAAGGAGCGACACCCGGTGAGCTGCACCGCATCGATTACCGTCCACTCGATGACAGCGATGTGGCCGCGATTCTGCGCGGGGTGACCACCTCGCCATTGCCGGGCAGTGCTGCTGATCAGAGTGACGAGTTCCGCATCTCGATTGCCGGTGCCCAGGAGAAGACCGGCCTGCTGCGGCATGCCGATGGCTGGGGCCTGCCAAGCGGTAGCACACCCAGCACGCACATTTTCAAGCTTCCACTGGGACTGGTAGGAAACATGCAGGCCGACATGCAGCTCTCGGTCGAGAACGAGTGGCTGTGCATGCACCTGATCGGTGCGTTCGGCATTCCCGTTGCATCCACCTCCATGGGCACGTTCGACGAGCAGCGTGCATTGATCGTGGAGCGCTTCGACCGTCGGCTTGCGCGCGATGGAACGTGGTGGCTAAGGCTGCCACAGGAAGACATGTGCCAGGTATTTGGACTGCCTCCCGCCAGCAAGTACGAGGTCGAGGGCGGCCCTGGCATTGTCGAGATCATGGATCTGCTTCGCCAATCAGAAGACGCGACCGACCGGGCAACGTTCTTCAAGGTGCAGATCCTGTTCTGGATGCTGGCCGCCACCGATGGCCACGCCAAGAACTTCAGTGTGCATATTGAAGCGGAAGGCCGGTTCCGGCTGACGCCGGTCTATGATGTCCTCTCGGTCTATCCGATCCTTGGGCGCGGTCCGGGCTTGCTGGATCCACACGAGGCGCAGTTGGCCATGTCACTGCGAGGCAAGAATCGCCATCGCAAACTATCGGGGATCCGGCGACGGCACTGGAATGAGACCGCTCGAAAGTGCGGCATCAGCGCCGGGGCCGAGCCTTGGATCGAGGAACTGCTCGCACGTGTTGAACCGGCCATCCGCCAAGTGGAGCAGGAGCTTCCACCTGGATTCCCGCAGGAAGTCGCCCGGCCAATCTTCACCGGGCTCCGCGCCGCATCAGCGCGATTGTCAGCAATGGCACCCGACGCCTGA
- a CDS encoding TldD/PmbA family protein, which translates to MQRREFLTLSGMGLAGLMLPHARLIAAEQLLEPGDVGRKKVLAEAALAAAKRAGASYCDVRIGRYLNQAVITREAQVQNVTNSESSGIGIRVIVNGAWGFAATREQTPAAVLAAVNQAAAIARANAALQTKPVQLAPVKGVGEVSWKTPIRKNAMAVPVQEKVDLLLSLNAAALNAGANFINSTLFLVNEQKYFASSDGSFIDQDVHRIWLPFTATAIDKASGKFRTRAGLSSPMGMGYEFLDGDASGKIALPGGITAYRDSYDPVEDAIAAARHAREKLKAPSVKPGKYDLVLDPSNLFLTIHENVGHPLELDRVLGYEANYAGTSFATLDKRDAGYRWGSERVNFFADKTSPGSLGAVGYDDEGVKTKRWDLVKDGILVNYQATRDEVHLLGENESHGCSYADSWSSVQFQRMANVSLAPGKTPLSVADMIKDVENGIYIHGRGSYSIDQQRFNAQFGGQLYFQIKNGQIAGMVEDAAYQIRTPEFWNACSAICDERDFRFGGSFFDGKGQPGQVSAVSHGSSTTRFDGINIINTARSLG; encoded by the coding sequence GTGCAACGTCGTGAGTTTCTGACCCTGTCTGGGATGGGCCTGGCTGGCCTGATGCTGCCGCATGCGCGGCTGATCGCTGCCGAGCAGCTGCTGGAGCCGGGTGATGTAGGCCGCAAGAAGGTACTGGCCGAGGCCGCACTGGCCGCCGCCAAGCGCGCCGGAGCCAGCTACTGCGACGTGCGCATCGGCCGCTACCTCAACCAGGCGGTAATCACCCGCGAAGCGCAGGTGCAGAACGTCACCAACAGCGAGTCCTCGGGCATCGGCATCCGGGTGATCGTCAACGGAGCCTGGGGCTTCGCTGCCACCCGCGAGCAGACCCCGGCCGCCGTGCTGGCGGCGGTCAACCAGGCCGCGGCCATTGCCCGCGCCAATGCCGCCCTGCAGACCAAGCCGGTGCAGCTGGCCCCGGTCAAGGGCGTGGGCGAGGTCAGCTGGAAGACCCCGATCCGCAAGAACGCGATGGCCGTGCCGGTGCAGGAGAAGGTGGACCTGCTGCTCAGCCTGAACGCCGCGGCGCTGAACGCCGGCGCGAACTTCATCAATTCCACCCTGTTCCTGGTCAACGAACAGAAGTACTTCGCTTCCAGCGACGGCTCCTTCATCGACCAGGACGTGCACCGCATCTGGCTGCCGTTCACCGCCACCGCCATCGACAAGGCCAGCGGCAAGTTCCGCACCCGTGCGGGGCTGTCCTCGCCGATGGGCATGGGCTATGAGTTCCTGGACGGCGACGCCAGCGGCAAGATCGCCCTGCCCGGCGGCATCACCGCCTACCGCGATTCCTACGACCCGGTCGAGGATGCCATTGCCGCCGCACGCCATGCGCGCGAGAAGCTCAAGGCCCCATCGGTGAAGCCGGGCAAGTACGACCTGGTGCTGGATCCGTCCAACCTGTTCCTGACCATCCACGAAAACGTCGGCCACCCGCTGGAACTGGACCGCGTGCTGGGGTACGAGGCCAACTACGCCGGTACCAGCTTCGCCACCCTGGACAAGCGCGACGCCGGCTACCGCTGGGGCAGCGAGCGGGTCAACTTCTTCGCCGACAAGACCTCGCCGGGCAGCCTGGGTGCGGTCGGCTACGACGATGAAGGGGTCAAGACCAAGCGCTGGGACCTGGTCAAGGACGGCATCCTGGTCAACTACCAGGCCACCCGCGACGAGGTGCACCTGCTGGGCGAGAACGAATCGCATGGCTGCAGCTATGCCGACTCGTGGTCCAGCGTGCAGTTCCAGCGCATGGCCAATGTGTCGCTGGCTCCGGGCAAGACCCCGCTGAGCGTGGCCGACATGATCAAGGACGTGGAGAACGGCATCTACATCCACGGCCGTGGCTCGTATTCCATCGACCAGCAGCGCTTCAACGCACAGTTCGGCGGCCAGTTGTACTTCCAGATCAAGAACGGCCAGATCGCCGGCATGGTTGAGGACGCCGCGTACCAGATCCGCACGCCGGAGTTCTGGAACGCCTGCAGTGCGATCTGCGACGAGCGCGACTTCCGCTTCGGCGGCTCTTTCTTCGACGGCAAGGGACAGCCCGGGCAGGTTTCGGCGGTCTCGCACGGTTCGTCGACCACACGATTTGATGGCATCAACATCATCAACACCGCGCGAAGCCTGGGCTGA
- a CDS encoding AAA family ATPase, translating into MNTDSRIDDLLPKLQPLREALGQAVVGQHAVVEQLLIGLLAGGHVLLEGAPGLGKTLLVRSLGQALELQFRRVQFTPDLMPSDILGTELLEEDHGTGHRHFRFQQGPIFTNLLLADELNRTPPKTQAALLEAMQERTVSYAGTTHALPAPFFVLATQNPIEQAGTYPLPEAQLDRFLLHVRVDYPTEQEEHDILVQTTGSASAKVPKVLEADDVLALQAAVRQVHVSEDVLSWITRLVRASRPGEGAPQAVNHWIKWGAGPRAGQSLVLAAKARALLQGRFAATRDDVQALIAPVMRHRVLLSFAAEAEQKSADDVIAALLQAVPFPA; encoded by the coding sequence ATGAATACCGACAGCCGGATTGATGATCTTCTGCCCAAGCTGCAGCCGTTGCGCGAGGCACTGGGCCAGGCCGTGGTGGGCCAGCACGCCGTCGTCGAGCAGCTGCTGATCGGCCTGCTGGCCGGTGGCCATGTACTGCTGGAAGGCGCGCCGGGGCTGGGCAAGACCCTGCTGGTGCGCTCGCTGGGTCAGGCGCTGGAACTGCAGTTCCGGCGCGTGCAGTTCACCCCCGACCTGATGCCCAGCGACATTCTGGGGACCGAACTGCTGGAGGAAGACCACGGCACCGGGCATCGGCATTTCCGCTTCCAGCAGGGACCCATCTTCACCAACCTGCTGCTGGCCGACGAGCTCAACCGCACCCCGCCCAAGACCCAGGCGGCACTGCTGGAGGCGATGCAGGAACGCACCGTCAGCTACGCCGGCACCACCCACGCCCTGCCCGCTCCATTCTTCGTGCTGGCCACGCAGAATCCGATCGAACAGGCCGGCACCTACCCGCTGCCGGAAGCACAGCTGGACCGCTTCCTGCTGCATGTGCGGGTGGACTACCCGACCGAACAGGAAGAGCACGACATTCTGGTGCAGACCACCGGCAGCGCCAGCGCCAAGGTTCCGAAGGTGCTGGAGGCCGACGACGTGCTGGCGCTGCAGGCGGCGGTACGCCAGGTGCATGTGAGTGAGGACGTGCTGAGCTGGATCACCCGGCTGGTGCGTGCCAGCCGCCCCGGCGAGGGCGCGCCGCAGGCCGTGAACCACTGGATCAAGTGGGGGGCCGGCCCGCGCGCCGGACAGTCGCTGGTACTGGCGGCGAAAGCCCGGGCGCTGCTGCAGGGACGCTTCGCCGCCACCCGCGACGACGTGCAGGCGCTGATCGCGCCGGTGATGCGTCACCGCGTGCTGCTTTCGTTCGCGGCTGAGGCCGAACAGAAAAGCGCCGACGATGTGATCGCCGCGCTGCTGCAGGCCGTGCCCTTCCCCGCCTGA
- a CDS encoding TldD/PmbA family protein, with protein sequence MQRRDFLALTGLTAGGLIVPSFFGKVIAAEQLQSTLDPALKKRLADAALAAARQGGATYCDVRIGRYLRQFVITREDKVQNVVNTESTGVGIRVIVNGAWGFAATNQLGPGDVAKAAQQAVAIAKANAGVQTAPVQLAATPGVGEVSWKTPIRKNAMEVPIKDKVELLLDVNAAAIGAGASFVNSMLFLVNEQKYFASTDGSYIDQDVHRIWAPMTVTAIDKASGKFRTRDGLSSPMGMGYEYLDGAAAGKVLTPNGVVNYGSSYDMKEDAIAAAKQAQEKLKAPSVKPGKYDLVLDPSHTWLTIHESVGHPLELDRVLGYEANYAGTSFATLDKREQRFQYGSDLVNIFADKTQPGSLGAVAYDDEGVKTKRWDLISNGKLVDYQTIRDQAHILGKTESDGCCYADSWSSVQFQRMANVSMAPGKTPLSVADMIKDVENGIYIIGDGSFSIDQQRYNAQFGGQLFYEIKNGQITRMIEDVAYQIRTPEFWNACVAVADERDYRLGGSFFDGKGQPGQVSAVSHGSSTARFNGINVINTARSLG encoded by the coding sequence TTGCAAAGACGTGACTTTCTTGCCCTGACAGGGCTTACCGCGGGCGGCCTGATCGTGCCGTCGTTCTTCGGCAAGGTGATCGCCGCCGAGCAGCTTCAGAGCACGCTCGACCCGGCGCTGAAGAAGCGCCTGGCCGACGCGGCCCTGGCCGCTGCCCGCCAGGGCGGAGCCACCTACTGCGACGTGCGCATCGGCCGCTACCTGCGCCAGTTCGTGATCACCCGCGAAGACAAGGTGCAGAACGTGGTCAACACCGAATCCACCGGTGTCGGCATCCGCGTGATCGTCAACGGTGCGTGGGGCTTTGCCGCCACCAACCAGCTTGGCCCGGGCGATGTGGCCAAGGCCGCGCAGCAGGCGGTAGCCATTGCCAAGGCCAACGCCGGCGTGCAGACCGCCCCGGTCCAGCTGGCTGCCACCCCAGGCGTGGGCGAGGTGAGCTGGAAGACCCCGATCCGCAAGAATGCGATGGAAGTGCCGATCAAGGACAAGGTCGAGCTGCTGCTGGACGTCAACGCCGCCGCGATCGGGGCGGGTGCCAGCTTCGTCAATTCGATGCTGTTCCTGGTCAACGAGCAGAAGTACTTCGCGTCCACCGATGGCTCCTACATCGATCAGGACGTGCACCGCATCTGGGCCCCGATGACGGTAACCGCCATCGACAAGGCCAGCGGCAAGTTCCGCACCCGCGACGGGCTGTCCTCGCCGATGGGCATGGGCTATGAGTATCTGGATGGTGCCGCCGCCGGCAAGGTACTGACCCCGAACGGCGTGGTGAACTACGGTTCGTCCTACGACATGAAGGAAGACGCCATCGCCGCCGCCAAGCAGGCGCAGGAGAAGCTGAAGGCTCCGTCGGTGAAGCCGGGCAAGTACGACCTGGTGCTCGACCCGTCGCACACCTGGCTGACCATCCACGAGTCGGTGGGTCACCCGCTGGAACTGGACCGCGTGCTCGGCTACGAAGCCAACTACGCCGGCACCAGCTTCGCCACCCTGGACAAGCGCGAACAGCGCTTCCAGTACGGCAGCGACCTGGTCAACATCTTCGCCGACAAGACCCAGCCGGGCAGCCTCGGCGCAGTTGCCTACGACGACGAAGGCGTCAAGACCAAGCGCTGGGACCTGATCAGCAACGGCAAGCTGGTGGACTACCAGACCATCCGCGACCAGGCGCACATTCTGGGCAAGACCGAATCGGACGGCTGCTGCTATGCCGACTCGTGGTCGAGCGTGCAGTTCCAGCGCATGGCCAATGTGTCGATGGCTCCCGGCAAGACCCCGCTGAGCGTGGCCGACATGATCAAGGACGTCGAGAACGGCATCTACATCATCGGCGACGGCTCGTTCTCGATCGACCAGCAGCGTTACAACGCGCAGTTCGGCGGCCAGCTGTTCTATGAAATCAAGAACGGCCAGATCACCCGCATGATCGAGGACGTGGCCTACCAGATCCGCACGCCGGAGTTCTGGAACGCCTGCGTGGCCGTGGCCGATGAGCGCGACTACCGCCTGGGCGGTTCGTTCTTCGACGGCAAGGGCCAGCCGGGCCAGGTCTCGGCGGTCTCGCACGGTTCGTCCACCGCCCGCTTCAACGGCATCAACGTCATCAACACCGCCCGCAGCCTCGGCTGA
- a CDS encoding TldD/PmbA family protein, whose amino-acid sequence MSIFTEAQAKAILDKVIKLSKADECTAALTGNLKGNIRFALNNVSTSGIVDDTELAVTVAFGKRVGTASINEFDDAALERVVRRAEDLARLAPENPEFMPAIGKQTYKASPTFSESTAAIDPAFRAKVAADSIAPCRGNGLIAAGFLEDSQGFYATANSNGNFAYQRATAFDYTCTVRTEDGRGSGWVGRNLKDAADFKADQDVRIAMRKATESAEAKALEPGKYTVILEPAAAAGLISFMMNFFSARSADEGRSFLSKKGGGNKLGEQVYDPRVNMYADPWHPDAPVLPWDNEGLPRERLAIIENGKVANLDYSRFWAQKQGKTAKASPGNLLMSGGDKSTAELVRGTQKGILVTRTWYIRMVDPQTVLLTGLTRDGTFYIENGQIKHPVKNFRFNESPVIMLNNIEELGKPVRVAGDESTFVMMIPPMKLRDFTFTSLSDAV is encoded by the coding sequence ATGAGTATCTTCACCGAAGCCCAGGCCAAGGCCATCCTCGACAAGGTCATCAAGCTGTCCAAGGCCGACGAGTGCACCGCCGCGCTGACCGGCAATCTGAAGGGCAACATCCGTTTCGCGCTGAACAACGTCTCCACCAGCGGCATCGTGGATGACACCGAACTGGCCGTCACGGTGGCCTTCGGCAAGCGCGTGGGCACCGCCTCGATCAACGAGTTCGACGACGCCGCGCTGGAACGCGTGGTCCGCCGCGCCGAAGACCTGGCCCGCCTGGCCCCGGAGAACCCGGAGTTCATGCCGGCCATCGGCAAGCAGACCTACAAGGCCAGCCCGACCTTCAGCGAATCCACTGCGGCCATCGATCCGGCGTTCCGCGCCAAGGTCGCCGCCGATTCGATTGCACCGTGCCGTGGCAATGGCCTGATTGCCGCTGGCTTCCTTGAGGACAGCCAAGGCTTCTACGCCACCGCCAACAGCAACGGCAACTTCGCCTACCAGCGCGCGACCGCCTTCGACTACACCTGCACGGTGCGTACCGAAGACGGCCGCGGCTCGGGCTGGGTCGGCCGCAACCTGAAGGACGCGGCCGACTTCAAGGCCGACCAGGACGTGCGCATCGCCATGCGCAAGGCCACCGAATCGGCCGAAGCCAAGGCGCTGGAACCGGGCAAGTACACGGTGATCCTGGAGCCGGCGGCGGCGGCGGGTCTGATCAGCTTCATGATGAACTTCTTCAGCGCGCGCTCGGCCGACGAAGGCCGCAGCTTCCTGTCGAAGAAGGGCGGCGGCAACAAGCTCGGCGAGCAGGTCTACGACCCGCGCGTGAACATGTATGCCGACCCGTGGCACCCGGATGCGCCGGTGCTGCCGTGGGACAACGAGGGCCTGCCGCGCGAGCGCCTGGCGATCATCGAGAACGGCAAGGTCGCCAACCTGGACTACTCGCGTTTCTGGGCGCAGAAGCAGGGCAAGACCGCCAAGGCGAGCCCGGGCAACCTGCTGATGAGCGGTGGTGACAAGAGCACGGCTGAACTGGTGCGTGGCACCCAGAAGGGCATCCTGGTCACCCGCACCTGGTACATCCGCATGGTCGACCCGCAGACCGTGCTGCTGACCGGCCTGACCCGCGACGGCACCTTCTACATCGAGAACGGCCAGATCAAGCACCCGGTGAAGAACTTCCGCTTCAACGAATCGCCGGTGATCATGCTCAACAACATTGAAGAGCTGGGCAAGCCAGTACGCGTGGCCGGTGACGAGTCCACCTTTGTGATGATGATTCCGCCGATGAAGCTGCGCGACTTCACCTTCACCTCGCTGTCCGACGCGGTCTGA